Proteins found in one Streptomyces sp. CB09001 genomic segment:
- a CDS encoding ATP-binding cassette domain-containing protein codes for MSEPARSPQPALPLVALRGASFAYEEGPDVLAGLDFAVREGRALALLGRNGSGKTTLMRLLSGGLRPRAGTLTVDGRPVTYDRRGLTRLRTTVQLVVQDPDDQLFAASVGQDVSFGPLNLGLPDAEVRSRVGEALAALDIAALAERPTHLLSYGQRKRAAIAGAVAMRPRVLILDEPTAGLDPDGQERLLATLDRLRAGGTTVVMATHDVDLALRWSDDAALLTPDGVRTGPAAGTLARTDLLRQAGLRLPWGVAAAGLLRARGLLADSATGPRTAEELAALAD; via the coding sequence GTGAGCGAACCGGCGCGGTCACCGCAACCGGCTCTGCCCCTGGTCGCCCTGCGGGGCGCGTCGTTCGCGTACGAGGAGGGCCCGGACGTGCTGGCGGGCCTGGACTTCGCGGTGCGCGAGGGGCGCGCGCTGGCGTTGCTCGGCCGCAACGGCAGTGGCAAGACGACGCTGATGCGGCTGCTCAGCGGCGGACTGCGGCCGCGCGCGGGGACGTTGACGGTCGACGGACGGCCGGTGACCTACGACCGCAGGGGGCTGACCCGGCTGCGGACCACCGTGCAGCTGGTGGTCCAGGACCCGGACGACCAGCTCTTCGCGGCCTCGGTCGGCCAGGACGTGTCCTTCGGTCCGCTGAACCTGGGGCTGCCCGACGCGGAGGTCCGCTCCCGGGTCGGGGAGGCGCTGGCCGCGCTGGACATCGCGGCGCTGGCCGAGCGGCCCACGCACCTGCTGTCGTACGGGCAGCGCAAGCGGGCCGCGATCGCGGGGGCGGTCGCGATGCGGCCCCGGGTGCTGATCCTCGACGAGCCGACCGCCGGTCTCGACCCGGACGGGCAGGAGCGGCTGCTCGCCACCCTGGACCGGCTGCGCGCGGGCGGCACCACGGTGGTGATGGCCACCCACGACGTCGACCTCGCCCTGCGCTGGTCCGACGACGCCGCCCTGCTCACCCCGGACGGTGTGCGCACCGGCCCGGCCGCCGGGACGCTGGCCCGCACCGACCTGTTGCGGCAGGCCGGGCTGCGGCTCCCCTGGGGCGTCGCGGCGGCCGGGCTGCTGCGGGCGCGGGGCCTGCTGGCGGACTCGGCGACGGGCCCGCGGACGGCGGAGGAGCTGGCGGCGCTGGCCGACTGA
- a CDS encoding potassium channel family protein → MRTGAALAVVVAYFLLPLDNLGPERPVLSWALFTVLLTVVAVLLLRQIRHVLLDRPDSRPGVVISLLIVLSVHVFSAAYYSLAKSPGEFHGLRTRIDALYFTVVTLATVGYGDITPRGQAARVVTMLQITYSFVFLTAAATALTTRMRTMVVRRPERDRSR, encoded by the coding sequence CTGCGGACCGGGGCCGCCCTCGCCGTGGTCGTGGCCTACTTCCTGCTCCCCCTCGACAACCTGGGCCCCGAGCGGCCCGTGCTGAGCTGGGCACTGTTCACCGTGCTGCTGACCGTCGTGGCGGTACTGCTGCTGCGGCAGATCCGGCACGTTCTCCTGGACCGTCCGGACAGCCGGCCCGGGGTGGTCATCTCGCTGCTGATCGTCCTGTCGGTGCACGTCTTCTCGGCTGCGTACTACTCCCTGGCCAAGTCGCCGGGCGAGTTCCACGGACTCCGGACCCGGATCGACGCGCTGTACTTCACCGTGGTGACGCTCGCCACCGTCGGGTACGGGGACATCACCCCGCGGGGCCAGGCCGCGCGGGTCGTGACCATGCTGCAGATCACGTACAGCTTCGTCTTCCTCACGGCCGCCGCCACCGCGCTGACCACCCGGATGCGGACCATGGTGGTGCGCCGCCCCGAGCGGGACCGCTCCCGTTGA
- the cbiQ gene encoding cobalt ECF transporter T component CbiQ, giving the protein MLPIDAAAHASRWRRRHPVDKAVLGLGLTVLAISLPPWPGAALVLVAALTVLLGPAGVPARRLWRAYRVPLGFCVTGALPLLVQVGGPDGFLTTADGGAVRAGGLLLRTSAASLGVLLFAFTTPMSDLLPRLVRAGVPAPVVDVALVTYRMSFLLLDAVRRIRQAQAARLGHTSRAAAWRSLGGLGATAFVRAFDRAARLQTGLAGRGYDGTLRVLVPEARVSVPFTAASVVLLAALAALTLVLEGPLS; this is encoded by the coding sequence GTGCTGCCGATCGACGCGGCGGCGCACGCCAGCCGCTGGCGCCGCCGCCATCCCGTGGACAAGGCCGTGCTCGGTCTCGGCCTGACCGTGCTCGCGATCTCGCTGCCGCCCTGGCCGGGCGCGGCGCTGGTGCTGGTGGCGGCGCTGACGGTGCTGCTCGGCCCGGCGGGCGTGCCCGCGCGCCGGCTGTGGCGGGCCTACCGGGTGCCGCTGGGTTTCTGCGTGACGGGTGCGCTGCCGCTGCTGGTGCAGGTCGGGGGCCCGGACGGGTTCCTGACGACGGCCGACGGCGGTGCGGTGCGCGCGGGCGGGCTGCTGCTGCGCACCTCGGCGGCCTCGCTGGGGGTACTGCTGTTCGCGTTCACCACGCCGATGTCCGACCTGCTGCCGCGCCTGGTGCGGGCCGGGGTGCCCGCGCCGGTGGTGGACGTGGCGCTGGTGACGTACCGGATGAGTTTCCTGCTGCTGGATGCGGTGCGCCGGATCCGTCAGGCGCAGGCCGCGCGGCTCGGGCACACCAGTCGGGCGGCGGCCTGGCGTTCGCTCGGCGGGCTCGGCGCCACCGCGTTCGTGCGGGCCTTCGACCGGGCGGCGCGGCTGCAGACCGGGCTCGCCGGGCGGGGTTACGACGGCACCCTGCGCGTGCTGGTGCCCGAGGCCCGCGTGTCGGTGCCGTTCACGGCGGCCAGCGTCGTGCTGCTGGCGGCGCTGGCCGCTCTCACCCTCGTACTGGAAGGACCCCTGTCGTGA
- a CDS encoding MFS transporter produces the protein MPLLATTPVEKMSGPYARRWWALLVLCLSLLIVVMANTSLIVAAPDMTTDLGLSSSDLQWVIDGYTVPYAALMLVLGAIGDKYSRRGALVTGLVIFAGGSVMGSLVHETGLVIAARAVMGVGAAVVMPATLSLLVAVFPKGERARAITAWTATSGLAIAVGPLVAGWLLEDHSWGSTFLVNVPVAVLAVVGALILVPPSKAAGAGRIDYVGGLLSIVSVGSLVYATIEGPHFGWGAGPVAAAVVAGAGLIAFVAWELRHPHPMLDVRRFLLRPFSGSMLAVLFFFFGTYGAIYYATQFLQFVLGYGALETGVRLLPLAGAVFVGAAVTGRLTPKLGVRATVGSGMAIGTVGVFLLVLIDQGSTYADFLAPMLLLGLAIGLSVSPATDTIMGSFPESELGVGGGANDTALELGGSLGIAVLGSLLGTSYRDELAGLVGDRLPAAALDTAQDSVGGGLAVAERLATNPAAGPEQAQALADAVNRAFAHGVSTTSLVGGVIMAAGTLIVLAVLPGRRARRAAEAQADPTEARDTELSRSGS, from the coding sequence ATGCCCCTACTGGCCACCACCCCCGTCGAGAAGATGTCCGGGCCCTACGCCCGGCGCTGGTGGGCTCTCCTCGTGCTCTGCCTGAGCCTGCTGATCGTCGTCATGGCCAACACGTCCCTGATCGTCGCCGCCCCGGACATGACGACCGACCTCGGGCTGAGCAGCAGCGACCTGCAGTGGGTCATCGACGGCTACACCGTCCCGTACGCCGCGCTGATGCTGGTGCTCGGCGCGATCGGCGACAAGTACAGCCGCCGCGGCGCCCTGGTCACCGGTCTGGTGATCTTCGCGGGCGGTTCGGTGATGGGCAGCCTGGTCCACGAGACGGGGCTGGTCATCGCGGCCCGGGCGGTCATGGGCGTCGGCGCCGCCGTCGTCATGCCGGCCACGCTGTCCCTGCTGGTCGCGGTCTTCCCGAAGGGGGAGCGGGCCCGTGCCATCACCGCCTGGACCGCCACCTCGGGACTCGCCATCGCGGTCGGGCCGCTGGTCGCCGGATGGCTCCTGGAGGACCACTCCTGGGGGTCGACCTTCCTGGTCAACGTCCCCGTCGCGGTCCTCGCCGTCGTCGGCGCGCTGATCCTCGTACCGCCGTCGAAGGCGGCCGGTGCGGGCCGCATCGACTACGTCGGCGGGCTGCTCTCCATCGTCTCCGTCGGCAGCCTGGTCTACGCGACCATCGAGGGCCCGCACTTCGGCTGGGGCGCGGGTCCCGTCGCCGCGGCCGTCGTCGCCGGGGCCGGCCTGATCGCCTTCGTGGCCTGGGAACTGCGCCACCCGCACCCCATGCTGGACGTGCGACGCTTCCTGCTGCGGCCCTTCAGCGGCTCGATGCTCGCGGTGCTGTTCTTCTTCTTCGGCACCTACGGCGCCATCTACTACGCCACGCAGTTCCTGCAGTTCGTCCTCGGCTACGGCGCGCTGGAGACCGGCGTACGGCTGCTGCCGCTGGCCGGGGCCGTGTTCGTCGGCGCCGCGGTGACCGGGCGGCTGACCCCGAAGCTCGGCGTGCGGGCCACGGTCGGCTCGGGCATGGCCATCGGCACCGTCGGTGTCTTCCTGCTGGTCCTGATCGACCAGGGCTCCACCTACGCCGACTTCCTCGCCCCGATGCTGCTGCTCGGCCTCGCCATCGGCCTCAGCGTCTCCCCGGCCACCGACACCATCATGGGCTCCTTCCCGGAGAGCGAACTGGGCGTCGGCGGCGGCGCCAACGACACCGCGCTGGAACTCGGCGGCTCCCTCGGCATCGCCGTCCTGGGCTCCCTCCTCGGCACCTCCTACCGGGACGAACTGGCCGGCCTGGTGGGCGACCGGCTCCCGGCCGCCGCACTGGACACCGCCCAGGACTCGGTGGGCGGCGGACTCGCCGTCGCCGAGCGGCTCGCCACCAACCCGGCCGCCGGACCCGAGCAGGCGCAGGCCCTCGCCGACGCCGTGAACCGGGCCTTCGCCCACGGCGTCTCGACGACCAGTCTCGTCGGCGGCGTCATCATGGCCGCCGGGACCCTGATCGTCCTCGCCGTCCTGCCCGGCCGCCGCGCCCGGCGGGCGGCCGAGGCCCAGGCCGACCCGACGGAGGCACGGGACACCGAACTCAGCCGTTCCGGGAGCTGA
- a CDS encoding FAD-binding and (Fe-S)-binding domain-containing protein, producing the protein MGALDLPEPVTREGAPPKVDTAALRDALRERVDGEVRFDAGSRAAYSTDASNFRQTPLGVVVPRTPEAGVEAVAVAREFGAPVLSRGGGTSLAGQCTNAGVVLDWSKYCTRVESVDPGARTCVVQPGIVLDDLNRQLAPYGLRYGPEPATHANCTLGGMIGNNSCGATAQAHGKVVDNIARLEVLLYDGTRFWCGETDDEEYAEIERQGDLRATVYRRLRALRDTYGDEIRRRFPDVPRRVSGYNLDSLLPEFGFDVAGLLVGSESTLVTVVRAELELVPVVKERSLLVLGFDSIDKAADAVPGILPHEPIALEGVDARLVRDERIKHLNPEALAEMPEGNAYLMVQFGGDTVEEADARAHRLLEAVHRSEGDADCAFLDDPSHEEDLWQVREAGLGATAHIPGKPDTFEGWEDSAVAPERLGDYLRRLRALFEEFGYLSDTGPSLYGHFGQGCVHTRIPFDLYTADGVAAYRRFMERAADLVVEFGGSLSGEHGDGQSRGELLGRMFGDRLVEAFGRLKAVFDPLDRMNPGKVVAPYGLDENLRLGGDWAPFEPRDLHFRFPHDGGSFSQAANRCVGVGKCRQHTSDGTVMCPSYQVTREEEHSTRGRARLLFEMLDGHGDGAIRDGWRSEAVKDALDLCLACKGCKKDCPADVDMATYKAEFLSHHYAGRPWRRPRSDWSMGWLPALAQVVGRTRLGPVVNALTHAPLLSKAAVLVAGVADREVPLFAERTFEQWFAEHEPEGDGHRGSVLLWPDTFTNHFHPHIGRAAVRVLEQAGWRVELPHEPLCCGLTWISTGQLGTAEKVLTRTVRGLADHVRAGGLVVALEPSCAAVFRADAAELFPGDQDVLRLAERTVTLSELLTGHSPGYEPPRVPDRSARALAQVHCHQHAVLGWEADQELLRRAGVDAERLDSGCCGLAGNFGFERGHLDVSEACAERVLLPRLREEDESTVVLADGFSCRTQIHEFDSGGHEGVHLAELLASALPPGPAAGPGTPGSAYGTAPGARPSAPGPRARALALAATAAAAMGTAVAATTLARNLRRH; encoded by the coding sequence ATGGGTGCGCTGGACCTGCCCGAGCCCGTCACGCGCGAGGGGGCACCGCCGAAGGTCGACACCGCCGCCCTCCGGGACGCCCTGCGCGAGCGGGTGGACGGTGAGGTCCGCTTCGACGCCGGGAGCCGGGCCGCCTACTCCACGGACGCGTCGAACTTCCGGCAGACCCCCCTCGGCGTGGTCGTCCCGCGTACCCCGGAGGCCGGGGTGGAGGCGGTGGCCGTGGCCCGGGAGTTCGGCGCGCCCGTGCTCTCGCGCGGTGGCGGGACCAGCCTGGCCGGGCAGTGCACCAACGCGGGCGTGGTCCTCGACTGGTCGAAGTACTGCACCCGGGTGGAGTCGGTGGACCCCGGCGCCCGTACCTGCGTCGTCCAGCCCGGGATCGTGCTCGACGACCTGAACCGGCAACTCGCGCCGTACGGCCTGCGCTACGGGCCCGAGCCGGCCACCCACGCCAACTGCACCCTCGGCGGCATGATCGGCAACAACTCCTGCGGTGCGACCGCGCAGGCGCACGGCAAGGTCGTGGACAACATCGCCCGCCTGGAGGTGCTGCTGTACGACGGCACCCGCTTCTGGTGCGGGGAGACGGACGACGAGGAGTACGCCGAGATCGAACGGCAGGGCGATCTGCGGGCGACCGTCTACCGGCGGCTGCGGGCGCTGCGCGACACCTACGGGGACGAGATCCGCCGCCGGTTCCCGGACGTTCCGCGCCGGGTCTCCGGCTACAACCTGGACTCGCTGCTGCCGGAGTTCGGCTTCGACGTGGCGGGGCTGCTGGTGGGCAGCGAGTCGACGCTGGTCACGGTGGTGCGGGCGGAGCTGGAGCTGGTGCCGGTGGTGAAGGAACGCTCCCTGCTCGTGCTCGGGTTCGACAGCATCGACAAGGCCGCCGACGCGGTGCCCGGCATCCTGCCGCACGAGCCGATCGCCCTGGAGGGCGTCGACGCCCGGCTGGTCCGCGACGAGCGGATCAAGCACCTGAACCCCGAGGCGCTGGCCGAGATGCCCGAGGGCAACGCCTACCTGATGGTGCAGTTCGGCGGGGACACCGTGGAGGAGGCGGACGCGCGGGCGCACCGGCTGCTGGAGGCCGTGCACCGCTCCGAAGGCGACGCCGACTGCGCGTTCCTGGACGATCCGTCGCACGAGGAGGACCTGTGGCAGGTCCGCGAGGCCGGGCTCGGCGCCACCGCACACATCCCGGGCAAGCCGGACACCTTCGAGGGCTGGGAGGACTCGGCGGTCGCTCCCGAGAGGCTGGGCGACTACCTGCGCCGACTGCGGGCGCTGTTCGAGGAGTTCGGGTACCTGAGCGACACCGGCCCGAGCCTGTACGGCCACTTCGGGCAGGGCTGCGTGCACACCCGGATCCCGTTCGACCTGTACACCGCGGACGGGGTGGCGGCGTACCGGCGGTTCATGGAGCGGGCCGCCGATCTCGTCGTCGAGTTCGGCGGCTCGCTGTCCGGCGAGCACGGGGACGGGCAGAGCCGGGGCGAGCTGCTGGGGCGGATGTTCGGGGACCGGCTCGTGGAGGCGTTCGGGCGGCTGAAGGCCGTGTTCGACCCGCTGGACCGGATGAACCCGGGGAAGGTCGTGGCGCCGTACGGGCTGGACGAGAATCTGCGGCTCGGCGGTGACTGGGCCCCGTTCGAGCCCCGCGACCTGCACTTCCGTTTCCCGCACGACGGGGGTTCGTTCTCCCAGGCCGCCAACCGCTGCGTCGGGGTGGGGAAGTGCCGGCAGCACACCAGCGACGGCACCGTGATGTGCCCGTCGTACCAGGTGACCCGCGAGGAGGAGCACTCGACACGGGGCCGGGCCCGGCTGCTGTTCGAGATGCTCGACGGGCACGGGGACGGCGCGATCCGGGACGGCTGGCGTTCGGAGGCCGTGAAGGACGCCCTCGATCTGTGCCTGGCCTGCAAGGGGTGCAAGAAGGACTGTCCGGCGGACGTGGACATGGCCACGTACAAGGCGGAGTTCCTGTCGCACCACTACGCGGGGCGGCCGTGGCGCAGGCCGCGCTCGGACTGGTCGATGGGCTGGCTGCCGGCGCTCGCCCAGGTGGTGGGCCGGACCCGGCTGGGCCCGGTCGTCAACGCGCTCACGCACGCCCCGCTGCTGTCGAAGGCGGCGGTGCTGGTGGCGGGGGTGGCGGACCGGGAGGTGCCGCTGTTCGCGGAGCGCACCTTCGAGCAGTGGTTCGCGGAGCACGAGCCGGAGGGCGACGGGCACCGCGGGTCCGTGCTGCTGTGGCCGGACACCTTCACCAACCACTTCCACCCGCACATCGGCCGGGCGGCGGTACGGGTCCTCGAACAGGCCGGCTGGCGGGTGGAGTTGCCGCACGAGCCGCTGTGCTGCGGGCTGACCTGGATCTCCACAGGTCAGCTGGGCACGGCGGAGAAGGTGCTCACCCGCACCGTGCGCGGTCTGGCCGACCATGTGCGGGCGGGCGGCCTGGTCGTGGCACTGGAGCCGAGCTGCGCGGCCGTGTTCCGGGCCGACGCGGCCGAGCTGTTCCCCGGCGACCAGGACGTGCTGCGGCTGGCCGAGCGGACGGTGACGCTGTCGGAGCTGCTCACCGGGCACTCCCCCGGCTACGAGCCGCCGCGGGTCCCCGACCGGTCCGCGCGTGCGCTGGCCCAGGTGCACTGCCACCAGCACGCGGTTCTGGGCTGGGAGGCCGACCAGGAGCTGCTGCGCCGGGCCGGGGTGGACGCGGAACGCCTGGACTCCGGCTGCTGCGGCCTGGCCGGCAACTTCGGCTTCGAGCGCGGTCACCTGGACGTCAGCGAGGCGTGCGCGGAGCGGGTGCTGCTGCCGCGGCTGCGGGAGGAGGACGAGTCGACCGTCGTCCTCGCCGACGGGTTCAGCTGCCGCACCCAGATCCACGAGTTCGACAGCGGCGGCCACGAGGGCGTGCACCTGGCGGAGCTGCTGGCCTCGGCCCTGCCGCCGGGCCCCGCGGCCGGCCCGGGGACCCCGGGCAGCGCGTACGGCACCGCGCCGGGCGCACGTCCGTCCGCCCCCGGTCCGCGGGCCCGGGCCCTGGCCCTCGCGGCCACGGCGGCCGCCGCCATGGGCACGGCGGTGGCGGCGACGACGCTGGCCAGGAACCTGCGCCGGCACTGA
- a CDS encoding chloride channel protein, producing the protein MTAPANAVPDRAERSLRQTLLSPGYRRLLLLCVLLGVPVALACFFFVGFQHELQHWVWTSLPEAAGYDTPPWWWPLPALVLAGLVLAPIVTRMPGGGGHLPVNGLGGAPVGPRALPGAVLAALATLPLGVVLGPEAPLMAVGSGLALLAVRRAGAGGDQRASAILATAGSTAAISTILGGPIAAAVLLIEGAGLAGTQLVALLLPCLLASATGALVFTGFGQWTGLHIGALALPDLPPQAGPDAGDFLWGLPTAALIAVLITLARGLGRRTVTWTRRHTAVRTVACATAVGVCVAAYALITGRSPAEAALSGQATLAQLAAHPHAWSVGALVALVACKGLAWGIALGALRGGPIFPSVLLGAATALACSGLPGFGATPALALGIAAAAAAVTGLPLASSVLAVLLMGRDSHEQMPLIVMASVVSFVVAQLVRRPRQEAGGTPPAPETGAAR; encoded by the coding sequence GTGACCGCGCCGGCGAACGCCGTCCCGGACCGGGCGGAGCGGTCCCTGCGGCAGACCCTGCTCAGCCCCGGCTACCGGCGGCTGTTGCTGCTGTGCGTGCTGCTGGGGGTGCCCGTCGCGCTGGCCTGCTTCTTCTTCGTCGGGTTCCAGCACGAGTTGCAGCACTGGGTGTGGACCTCGCTGCCCGAGGCGGCCGGATACGACACCCCACCGTGGTGGTGGCCGTTGCCCGCGCTGGTGCTCGCCGGGCTGGTCCTGGCGCCGATCGTGACCCGGATGCCGGGCGGCGGCGGTCATCTGCCGGTGAACGGCCTGGGCGGCGCACCCGTCGGCCCGCGGGCGCTGCCCGGCGCGGTGCTGGCCGCGCTGGCCACGCTGCCGCTCGGCGTGGTGCTGGGTCCCGAGGCCCCGCTCATGGCCGTCGGCAGCGGGCTCGCCCTGCTGGCGGTGCGGCGGGCGGGCGCGGGCGGCGACCAGCGGGCGAGCGCGATCCTCGCCACGGCCGGGTCCACCGCCGCGATCTCCACCATCCTCGGCGGCCCGATCGCGGCGGCGGTCCTGCTCATCGAGGGGGCGGGGCTGGCCGGCACCCAGTTGGTCGCCCTGCTGCTGCCGTGTCTGCTGGCCAGCGCGACCGGCGCCCTGGTCTTCACCGGCTTCGGGCAGTGGACGGGGCTCCACATCGGCGCGCTGGCCCTGCCGGACCTGCCGCCGCAGGCCGGTCCGGACGCGGGTGACTTCCTGTGGGGCCTGCCCACCGCCGCGCTGATCGCCGTACTGATCACGCTCGCCCGCGGGCTGGGCCGCCGCACGGTCACCTGGACCCGGCGGCACACGGCCGTGCGCACCGTCGCCTGCGCCACGGCGGTCGGCGTCTGCGTCGCCGCCTACGCGCTGATCACCGGCCGCTCCCCGGCCGAGGCGGCGCTCTCCGGCCAGGCCACCCTCGCCCAGCTCGCCGCGCACCCGCACGCCTGGTCCGTGGGGGCGCTCGTGGCGCTGGTCGCGTGCAAGGGGCTGGCCTGGGGCATCGCGCTGGGCGCGCTGCGCGGCGGCCCGATCTTCCCGTCCGTGCTGCTGGGCGCGGCGACGGCGCTGGCCTGCTCCGGGCTGCCCGGCTTCGGTGCCACCCCGGCCCTCGCCCTCGGCATCGCCGCCGCGGCGGCCGCGGTGACGGGGCTGCCGCTGGCCAGCTCGGTCCTGGCGGTGCTGCTGATGGGCCGGGACTCCCACGAACAGATGCCACTGATCGTGATGGCCTCGGTCGTCTCCTTCGTCGTCGCCCAGCTGGTGCGCAGGCCCCGGCAGGAGGCGGGCGGGACACCCCCCGCGCCGGAGACGGGGGCGGCACGGTGA
- a CDS encoding energy-coupling factor ABC transporter substrate-binding protein: MSRNARINTVLLLAVAALAVLPLVLGLGEHKAEPFAGSDAEAETAITEIEPDYEPWFSPLYEPPSGEIESALFALQAALGAGVLAYYFGLRRGRRQGEERALATSRTPAAPGDTPEGD; this comes from the coding sequence ATGAGCCGGAACGCGAGGATCAACACCGTGCTGCTGCTCGCCGTGGCCGCGCTGGCGGTGCTGCCGCTGGTGCTGGGGCTCGGCGAGCACAAGGCGGAGCCGTTCGCCGGGTCCGACGCGGAGGCGGAGACGGCGATCACCGAGATCGAACCGGACTACGAACCGTGGTTCTCCCCGCTGTACGAACCCCCGTCCGGGGAGATCGAGTCGGCGCTGTTCGCCCTGCAGGCGGCGCTCGGCGCGGGCGTGCTGGCGTACTACTTCGGCCTGCGCCGGGGCCGACGGCAGGGCGAGGAGCGGGCGTTGGCGACTTCCAGGACCCCGGCGGCACCGGGGGACACCCCCGAAGGGGACTGA
- a CDS encoding cell division protein SepF produces MNSHDVTDEQWEGLAQVVPLRGRDAWPSAVGHRAMPEAETERRRRFVVLRVNVFADAREVAEILMAGIPVLLDLTSAEGEVAKRVLDFSTGVVFGLASGMHRVDRNVFLLTPAGTEVNGLMESAVGVPGV; encoded by the coding sequence GTGAACAGCCACGACGTCACCGATGAACAGTGGGAAGGGCTCGCCCAGGTAGTTCCGCTGCGTGGGCGCGACGCCTGGCCGTCCGCGGTCGGTCACCGGGCGATGCCGGAGGCGGAGACGGAGCGGCGCCGCCGTTTCGTCGTCCTGAGGGTCAACGTGTTCGCGGACGCCCGCGAGGTCGCCGAGATCCTGATGGCGGGGATCCCGGTGCTCCTGGACCTGACCAGCGCCGAGGGCGAGGTCGCCAAGCGGGTCCTGGACTTCAGCACCGGCGTCGTCTTCGGCCTGGCCAGCGGGATGCACCGGGTGGACCGCAACGTCTTCCTGCTGACCCCGGCGGGCACCGAGGTGAACGGGCTGATGGAGAGTGCGGTGGGGGTCCCGGGAGTGTGA
- a CDS encoding energy-coupling factor ABC transporter permease, which yields MHIAEGFLPPAHAIAWGVASAPFVVHGVRSLTREVREHPESTLLLGASGAFTFVLSALKLPSVTGSCSHPTGTGLGAILFRPPIMAVLGTITLLFQALLLAHGGLTTLGANVFSMAIVGPWAGYGVYRLLRRWDVPLMVTVFSGAFVADLSTYCVTSVQLALAFPDPGSGFLGALGKFGSIFAVTQIPLAVSEGLLTVIVMRLLVQSSKGELTRLGVLLTRSGEREQEAVAR from the coding sequence ATGCACATAGCCGAGGGCTTTCTGCCACCGGCGCACGCGATCGCCTGGGGTGTCGCGTCCGCGCCGTTCGTCGTCCACGGAGTCCGGTCACTCACCCGTGAGGTCAGGGAGCACCCGGAGAGCACACTGCTCCTCGGCGCCTCCGGAGCCTTCACGTTCGTTCTTTCGGCCCTGAAACTGCCGTCGGTCACCGGGAGTTGCTCCCACCCCACCGGCACCGGTCTGGGCGCGATCCTGTTCCGGCCGCCGATCATGGCGGTCCTTGGCACCATCACCCTGCTCTTCCAGGCGCTGCTGCTCGCCCACGGCGGGCTGACCACGCTCGGCGCCAACGTCTTCTCGATGGCGATCGTCGGCCCCTGGGCCGGGTACGGCGTCTACCGGCTGCTGCGCCGCTGGGACGTGCCGTTGATGGTCACGGTGTTCTCCGGCGCGTTCGTCGCCGACCTCTCCACGTACTGCGTGACCAGCGTGCAGCTGGCGCTGGCCTTCCCGGACCCGGGCAGCGGATTCCTGGGCGCGCTCGGCAAGTTCGGCTCGATCTTCGCCGTCACGCAGATTCCGCTCGCGGTGAGCGAGGGCCTGCTCACGGTGATCGTGATGCGGCTGCTCGTGCAGTCCAGCAAGGGCGAACTGACGCGGCTGGGCGTGCTGCTGACCCGGTCGGGCGAGCGGGAACAGGAGGCGGTGGCCCGATGA